The following are encoded in a window of Phragmites australis chromosome 22, lpPhrAust1.1, whole genome shotgun sequence genomic DNA:
- the LOC133905053 gene encoding purple acid phosphatase 22-like isoform X1 yields the protein MVMETAAICPARRDDTRKTQLITFIIRTLLLMCKIARVAVALIRVLYHVAVAVPVKSLVGVAKVAFSLVNAPCLRYMNQAELGRSYTGTFFGNLLAGAMAHSWRLLVQGLTSLVFLCAHADEYVRRPPSPLVLVAHDKPASHPQQVHISVVGVDGMRISWVTDDRSAPSVVEYGKSPGKYTASATGDHTTYRYFFYKSGAIHHVTMGPLEPSTTYYYRCGKAGDEFSLRTPPATLPIEFVVIGDLGQTGWTASTLSHIGGADYDMLLLPGDLSYADTQQPLWDSFGRLVQPLASARPWMVTQGNHEIETLPVVEFAPFLAYNARWRMPREESGSPSNLYYSFDAAGGAAHAVMLGSYAGFEEGSEQYRWLEKDLARVDRRRTPWLVVLLHAPWYSTNQAHQGEGERMRRAMERLLYEARVDVVFAGHVHAYERFTRIYDNEADSRGPMYITIGDGGNREGLALKFIKDHRSAHLSEFREASFGHGRLRILNETSAVWTWHRNDDEYATVRDEVWLESLATAKPALATTSGRHIDEL from the exons ATGGTGATGGAGACGGCGGCGATCTGTCCCGCCCGTCGCGACGACACGCGTAAGACGCAGCTTATCACATTTATCATCCGCACGCTACTGCTCATGTGCAAGATAGCCCGCGTGGCCGTCGCGCTGATCCGCGTCCTGTACCACGTCGCGGTGGCCGTCCCCGTCAAAAGCCTCGTCGGCGTCGCCAAGGTCGCGTTCTCGCTCGTGAACGCGCCGTGCCTGCGGTACATGAACCAGGCCGAGCTCGGGCGCAGCTACACGGGCACCTTCTTCGGCAACCTGCTGGCCGGGGCCATGGCGCATTCTTGGAGGCTGCTCGTGCAGGGCCTGACGTCGCTGGTGTTTCTTTGTGCCCATGCCGATGAGTATGTGCGGCGGCCGCCGAGCCCGCTGGTGCTGGTGGCGCACGACAAGCCGGCGTCCCATCCTCAGCAG GTCCACATTTCCGTGGTCGGGGTGGACGGCATGAGGATTTCATGGGTCACCGACGACCGGAGCGCGCCATCGGTGGTGGAGTACGGCAAATCTCCGGGCAAGTACACGGCGTCCGCGACGGGCGACCACACCACGTACCGCTACTTCTTCTACAAGTCCGGCGCGATACACCACGTAACTATGGGCCCGCTGGAGCCGAGCACCACGTACTACTACCGGTGCGGGAAGGCCGGCGACGAGTTCAGCCTCCGGACTCCTCCGGCCACTCTACCCATCGAGTTTGTCGTCATCG GTGACCTGGGGCAGACGGGGTGGACGGCGTCGACGCTGTCCCACATCGGCGGCGCGGACTACGACATGCTCCTCCTCCCGGGGGACCTGTCGTACGCAGACACGCAGCAGCCGCTGTGGGACTCGTTCGGCCGCCTGGTGCAGCCGCTGGCGAGCGCGCGGCCGTGGATGGTGACGCAGGGCAACCACGAGATCGAGACGCTGCCCGTGGTGGAGTTCGCTCCCTTCCTCGCCTACAACGCGCGGTGGCGGATGCCGCGCGAGGAGAGCGGATCCCCGTCCAACCTCTACTACTCCTTCGacgcggcgggcggcgcggcgcacGCCGTGATGCTGGGGTCGTACGCCGGGTTCGAGGAAGGGTCGGAGCAGTACCGGTGGCTGGAGAAGGACCTGGCGCGCGTGGACAGGCGGCGGACGCCGTGGCTGGTGGTCCTGCTGCACGCGCCGTGGTACAGCACCAACCAAGCACACCAGGGCGAGGGCGAGAGGATGCGCAGGGCCATGGAGCGCCTGCTCTACGAGGCTCGCGTCGACGTTGTCTTCGCCGGCCACGTCCATGCCTACGAGCGATTT ACGAGGATCTATGATAATGAGGCCGACAGCCGGGGCCCAATGTACATCACGATTGGCGACGGAGGCAACAGAGAAGGCCTTGCTCTCAA GTTCATCAAGGACCACAGGTCGGCGCACCTGTCGGAGTTCCGGGAGGCGAGCTTTGGGCACGGCCGCCTGAGGATCCTCAACGAGACGAGCGCCGTCTGGACGTGGCACCGCAACGACGACGAGTACGCCACCGTCCGCGACGAGGTCTGGCTGGAGAGCTTGGCCACCGCCAAACCGGCCCTAGCAACAACCTCTGGTCGTCACATCGATGAGTTGTAG
- the LOC133905446 gene encoding sialyltransferase-like protein 2 isoform X2: protein MKRRHLPPVLFLLVLSLLSLSFRRHLFLPGGPSQSAGDALLRRLAATDVGGDKILFEAAALFANASISSFPSLGNHHRLLYLRLPYYSAATSGPRPRTVSRLRVPSEKLPSDESLLAAFRASLRSFLLARHRRRGNVAGIMGDLAGLLGRRRFPTCAVVGNSGILLGSGRGAQIDAHDFIIRLNNARVAGFAADVGAKTSLSFVNSNILHLCAARSAVTAAGCGCHPYGPTVPMAMYVCQPAHLLDALICNATSTPASPFPLLVTDARLDALCARIAKYYSLRRFVADTGEPASNWTRRHDERYFHYSSGLQAVVMALGVCEEVSVFGFGKAAGARHHYHTNQKKELDLHDYEAEYQFYRDLHARPEAVPFLDEAPGFKRKKCKFWAIERE from the exons ATGAAGCGCCGACACCTCCCGcccgtcctcttcctccttgtGCTCtcgctcctctccctctccttccgccGGCACCTATTTCTCCCTGGAGGCCCGTCCCAATCCGCCGGCGACGCACTCCTCCGCCGGCTCGCCGCGACCGACGTCGGCGGGGACAAGATTCTGTTCGAGGCAGCCGCGCTCTTCGCCAACGCCTCGATATCCTCCTTCCCCAGCCTCGGCAACCACCACCGGCTCCTCTACCTCCGCCTCCCTTACTACAGCGCCGCAACCTCCGGCCCGCGGCCAAGAACCGTCTCCCGCCTCCGCGTCCCTTCGGAGAAGCTCCCCTCCGACGAgtccctcctcgccgccttccGCGCCTCACTCCGCTCCTTCCTCCTCGCTCGCCACCGGCGTCGGGGAAACGTCGCCGGCATCATGGGCGACCTCGCGGGGCTCCTCGGCAGGCGGCGTTTCCCCACCTGCGCCGTCGTCGGCAACAGCGGAATCCTCCTCGGTTCCGGCCGCGGCGCGCAGATCGACGCGCACGACTTCATCATCCGCCTCAACAACGCCCGCGTGGCGGGCTTCGCGGCCGACGTCGGCGCCAAGACCTCTCTCTCCTTCGTCAATTCCAACATCCTCCACCTCTGCGCCGCCCGCTCCGCCGTCACCGCCGCCGGCTGCGGCTGCCACCCGTACGGTCCCACGGTGCCCATGGCCATGTACGTCTGCCAGCCCGCCCACCTCCTTGACGCCCTCATCTGTAACGCCACCTCCACACCGGCCTCCCCCTTCCCGCTCCTCGTCACCGACGCGCGCCTGGACGCGCTCTGCGCGCGCATCGCCAAGTACTACTCGCTGCGGCGGTTCGTGGCCGACACGGGGGAGCCGGCGAGCAACTGGACCCGGAGGCACGACGAGAGGTACTTCCACTACTCGTCGGGACTGCAGGCGGTGGTGATGGCGCTGGGGGTGTGCGAGGAGGTGAGCGTGTTCGGGTTCGGGAAGGCGGCGGGGGCGAGGCACCATTACCACACCAACCAGAAGAAGGAGCTGGACCTGCACGACTACGAGGCCGAGTACCAGTTCTACCGCGACCTCCATGCGCGGCCGGAGGCGGTGCCGTTCCTCGACGAGGCGCCGGGCTTCAAG AGAAAGAAGTGTAAATTTTGGGCAATTGAAAGGGAATGA
- the LOC133905446 gene encoding sialyltransferase-like protein 2 isoform X1 has product MKRRHLPPVLFLLVLSLLSLSFRRHLFLPGGPSQSAGDALLRRLAATDVGGDKILFEAAALFANASISSFPSLGNHHRLLYLRLPYYSAATSGPRPRTVSRLRVPSEKLPSDESLLAAFRASLRSFLLARHRRRGNVAGIMGDLAGLLGRRRFPTCAVVGNSGILLGSGRGAQIDAHDFIIRLNNARVAGFAADVGAKTSLSFVNSNILHLCAARSAVTAAGCGCHPYGPTVPMAMYVCQPAHLLDALICNATSTPASPFPLLVTDARLDALCARIAKYYSLRRFVADTGEPASNWTRRHDERYFHYSSGLQAVVMALGVCEEVSVFGFGKAAGARHHYHTNQKKELDLHDYEAEYQFYRDLHARPEAVPFLDEAPGFKMFRQRKKCKFWAIERE; this is encoded by the exons ATGAAGCGCCGACACCTCCCGcccgtcctcttcctccttgtGCTCtcgctcctctccctctccttccgccGGCACCTATTTCTCCCTGGAGGCCCGTCCCAATCCGCCGGCGACGCACTCCTCCGCCGGCTCGCCGCGACCGACGTCGGCGGGGACAAGATTCTGTTCGAGGCAGCCGCGCTCTTCGCCAACGCCTCGATATCCTCCTTCCCCAGCCTCGGCAACCACCACCGGCTCCTCTACCTCCGCCTCCCTTACTACAGCGCCGCAACCTCCGGCCCGCGGCCAAGAACCGTCTCCCGCCTCCGCGTCCCTTCGGAGAAGCTCCCCTCCGACGAgtccctcctcgccgccttccGCGCCTCACTCCGCTCCTTCCTCCTCGCTCGCCACCGGCGTCGGGGAAACGTCGCCGGCATCATGGGCGACCTCGCGGGGCTCCTCGGCAGGCGGCGTTTCCCCACCTGCGCCGTCGTCGGCAACAGCGGAATCCTCCTCGGTTCCGGCCGCGGCGCGCAGATCGACGCGCACGACTTCATCATCCGCCTCAACAACGCCCGCGTGGCGGGCTTCGCGGCCGACGTCGGCGCCAAGACCTCTCTCTCCTTCGTCAATTCCAACATCCTCCACCTCTGCGCCGCCCGCTCCGCCGTCACCGCCGCCGGCTGCGGCTGCCACCCGTACGGTCCCACGGTGCCCATGGCCATGTACGTCTGCCAGCCCGCCCACCTCCTTGACGCCCTCATCTGTAACGCCACCTCCACACCGGCCTCCCCCTTCCCGCTCCTCGTCACCGACGCGCGCCTGGACGCGCTCTGCGCGCGCATCGCCAAGTACTACTCGCTGCGGCGGTTCGTGGCCGACACGGGGGAGCCGGCGAGCAACTGGACCCGGAGGCACGACGAGAGGTACTTCCACTACTCGTCGGGACTGCAGGCGGTGGTGATGGCGCTGGGGGTGTGCGAGGAGGTGAGCGTGTTCGGGTTCGGGAAGGCGGCGGGGGCGAGGCACCATTACCACACCAACCAGAAGAAGGAGCTGGACCTGCACGACTACGAGGCCGAGTACCAGTTCTACCGCGACCTCCATGCGCGGCCGGAGGCGGTGCCGTTCCTCGACGAGGCGCCGGGCTTCAAG ATGTTTCGGCAGAGAAAGAAGTGTAAATTTTGGGCAATTGAAAGGGAATGA
- the LOC133905446 gene encoding sialyltransferase-like protein 2 isoform X3 — protein MKRRHLPPVLFLLVLSLLSLSFRRHLFLPGGPSQSAGDALLRRLAATDVGGDKILFEAAALFANASISSFPSLGNHHRLLYLRLPYYSAATSGPRPRTVSRLRVPSEKLPSDESLLAAFRASLRSFLLARHRRRGNVAGIMGDLAGLLGRRRFPTCAVVGNSGILLGSGRGAQIDAHDFIIRLNNARVAGFAADVGAKTSLSFVNSNILHLCAARSAVTAAGCGCHPYGPTVPMAMYVCQPAHLLDALICNATSTPASPFPLLVTDARLDALCARIAKYYSLRRFVADTGEPASNWTRRHDERYFHYSSGLQAVVMALGVCEEVSVFGFGKAAGARHHYHTNQKKELDLHDYEAEYQFYRDLHARPEAVPFLDEAPGFKVPPVKLYW, from the coding sequence ATGAAGCGCCGACACCTCCCGcccgtcctcttcctccttgtGCTCtcgctcctctccctctccttccgccGGCACCTATTTCTCCCTGGAGGCCCGTCCCAATCCGCCGGCGACGCACTCCTCCGCCGGCTCGCCGCGACCGACGTCGGCGGGGACAAGATTCTGTTCGAGGCAGCCGCGCTCTTCGCCAACGCCTCGATATCCTCCTTCCCCAGCCTCGGCAACCACCACCGGCTCCTCTACCTCCGCCTCCCTTACTACAGCGCCGCAACCTCCGGCCCGCGGCCAAGAACCGTCTCCCGCCTCCGCGTCCCTTCGGAGAAGCTCCCCTCCGACGAgtccctcctcgccgccttccGCGCCTCACTCCGCTCCTTCCTCCTCGCTCGCCACCGGCGTCGGGGAAACGTCGCCGGCATCATGGGCGACCTCGCGGGGCTCCTCGGCAGGCGGCGTTTCCCCACCTGCGCCGTCGTCGGCAACAGCGGAATCCTCCTCGGTTCCGGCCGCGGCGCGCAGATCGACGCGCACGACTTCATCATCCGCCTCAACAACGCCCGCGTGGCGGGCTTCGCGGCCGACGTCGGCGCCAAGACCTCTCTCTCCTTCGTCAATTCCAACATCCTCCACCTCTGCGCCGCCCGCTCCGCCGTCACCGCCGCCGGCTGCGGCTGCCACCCGTACGGTCCCACGGTGCCCATGGCCATGTACGTCTGCCAGCCCGCCCACCTCCTTGACGCCCTCATCTGTAACGCCACCTCCACACCGGCCTCCCCCTTCCCGCTCCTCGTCACCGACGCGCGCCTGGACGCGCTCTGCGCGCGCATCGCCAAGTACTACTCGCTGCGGCGGTTCGTGGCCGACACGGGGGAGCCGGCGAGCAACTGGACCCGGAGGCACGACGAGAGGTACTTCCACTACTCGTCGGGACTGCAGGCGGTGGTGATGGCGCTGGGGGTGTGCGAGGAGGTGAGCGTGTTCGGGTTCGGGAAGGCGGCGGGGGCGAGGCACCATTACCACACCAACCAGAAGAAGGAGCTGGACCTGCACGACTACGAGGCCGAGTACCAGTTCTACCGCGACCTCCATGCGCGGCCGGAGGCGGTGCCGTTCCTCGACGAGGCGCCGGGCTTCAAGGTGCCACCGGTGAAGCTGTACTGGTGA
- the LOC133905053 gene encoding purple acid phosphatase 22-like isoform X2 has translation MLASTCLSPAFLPIDTATHGLFLSGSPGRRRRLPRHMSGLVLHARLGDGDGDGGDLSRPSRRHALVGVAKVAFSLVNAPCLRYMNQAELGRSYTGTFFGNLLAGAMAHSWRLLVQGLTSLVFLCAHADEYVRRPPSPLVLVAHDKPASHPQQVHISVVGVDGMRISWVTDDRSAPSVVEYGKSPGKYTASATGDHTTYRYFFYKSGAIHHVTMGPLEPSTTYYYRCGKAGDEFSLRTPPATLPIEFVVIGDLGQTGWTASTLSHIGGADYDMLLLPGDLSYADTQQPLWDSFGRLVQPLASARPWMVTQGNHEIETLPVVEFAPFLAYNARWRMPREESGSPSNLYYSFDAAGGAAHAVMLGSYAGFEEGSEQYRWLEKDLARVDRRRTPWLVVLLHAPWYSTNQAHQGEGERMRRAMERLLYEARVDVVFAGHVHAYERFTRIYDNEADSRGPMYITIGDGGNREGLALKFIKDHRSAHLSEFREASFGHGRLRILNETSAVWTWHRNDDEYATVRDEVWLESLATAKPALATTSGRHIDEL, from the exons ATGCTGGCCTCAACCTGCCTATCCCCTGCCTTCCTCCCTATCGACACCGCCACACACGGCCTCTTCCTCTCCGGCagccccggccgccgccgccgtcttccGCGGCACATGTCAG GTCTCGTCCTTCACGCCAGGCTGGGCGATGGTGATGGAGACGGCGGCGATCTGTCCCGCCCGTCGCGACGACACGC CCTCGTCGGCGTCGCCAAGGTCGCGTTCTCGCTCGTGAACGCGCCGTGCCTGCGGTACATGAACCAGGCCGAGCTCGGGCGCAGCTACACGGGCACCTTCTTCGGCAACCTGCTGGCCGGGGCCATGGCGCATTCTTGGAGGCTGCTCGTGCAGGGCCTGACGTCGCTGGTGTTTCTTTGTGCCCATGCCGATGAGTATGTGCGGCGGCCGCCGAGCCCGCTGGTGCTGGTGGCGCACGACAAGCCGGCGTCCCATCCTCAGCAG GTCCACATTTCCGTGGTCGGGGTGGACGGCATGAGGATTTCATGGGTCACCGACGACCGGAGCGCGCCATCGGTGGTGGAGTACGGCAAATCTCCGGGCAAGTACACGGCGTCCGCGACGGGCGACCACACCACGTACCGCTACTTCTTCTACAAGTCCGGCGCGATACACCACGTAACTATGGGCCCGCTGGAGCCGAGCACCACGTACTACTACCGGTGCGGGAAGGCCGGCGACGAGTTCAGCCTCCGGACTCCTCCGGCCACTCTACCCATCGAGTTTGTCGTCATCG GTGACCTGGGGCAGACGGGGTGGACGGCGTCGACGCTGTCCCACATCGGCGGCGCGGACTACGACATGCTCCTCCTCCCGGGGGACCTGTCGTACGCAGACACGCAGCAGCCGCTGTGGGACTCGTTCGGCCGCCTGGTGCAGCCGCTGGCGAGCGCGCGGCCGTGGATGGTGACGCAGGGCAACCACGAGATCGAGACGCTGCCCGTGGTGGAGTTCGCTCCCTTCCTCGCCTACAACGCGCGGTGGCGGATGCCGCGCGAGGAGAGCGGATCCCCGTCCAACCTCTACTACTCCTTCGacgcggcgggcggcgcggcgcacGCCGTGATGCTGGGGTCGTACGCCGGGTTCGAGGAAGGGTCGGAGCAGTACCGGTGGCTGGAGAAGGACCTGGCGCGCGTGGACAGGCGGCGGACGCCGTGGCTGGTGGTCCTGCTGCACGCGCCGTGGTACAGCACCAACCAAGCACACCAGGGCGAGGGCGAGAGGATGCGCAGGGCCATGGAGCGCCTGCTCTACGAGGCTCGCGTCGACGTTGTCTTCGCCGGCCACGTCCATGCCTACGAGCGATTT ACGAGGATCTATGATAATGAGGCCGACAGCCGGGGCCCAATGTACATCACGATTGGCGACGGAGGCAACAGAGAAGGCCTTGCTCTCAA GTTCATCAAGGACCACAGGTCGGCGCACCTGTCGGAGTTCCGGGAGGCGAGCTTTGGGCACGGCCGCCTGAGGATCCTCAACGAGACGAGCGCCGTCTGGACGTGGCACCGCAACGACGACGAGTACGCCACCGTCCGCGACGAGGTCTGGCTGGAGAGCTTGGCCACCGCCAAACCGGCCCTAGCAACAACCTCTGGTCGTCACATCGATGAGTTGTAG